The region ACAAGCAGGTGTATTGTCACGAGGATAAAAATATAATACCACTTTTTGACCACGATAATCACTTAAAGTATGTTGGTTTCCATCTGATCCTGCAAGCGTAAAATTAGGTGCTTGCATCCCTTCTGTTAAAATAATCGGTTCCATTTCTCCACTTCCTTTTATGCAATAAGATGTCATGTCTTGAAAATAATTATGCGATAAATACCTACGATTGTAAAGAAATATGATAAGATGATTAAGACAAATTGAACATGACTTGTGTTATGATTGTTGTCTAAAAATGTTTAATTTATTCAGTTAAAGGAAGGATTTTAGATGTTACTGATTTTATCACCTGCCAAAACATTTAAGGAAGAAGGCGTGAAGCGCTTCGAGTTATCTAAACAGTTACCATTTGAATTAAAAACAAAAGAATTAATTGAACATCTGCAAGGGTATACGAGAAGTGAGCTTTGTGCGTTGATGAAGATGTCAGAGGCATTAGGTGCAGTTAATGAAATGAGATTCAAACAGTTTTATGAAGTTCAAGGCGAAGCGCTATTAGGATTACATGCTTTTGATGGTGAGGCTTATAAAGGATTAGATTCGTTGACGTTATCAAAGGAAGGAATTTTGTTTGCACAAGATCATTTAAGAATTTTATCAGGATTATATGGGATTATACGTCCTAACGATTACATTAATCCCTATCGTTTAGAGATGGGAACGAAGCTAGCAAATTCAGAGGGCAAAGATTTATATGCTTTTTGGAAACCTGCGTTAACAGAATATATGTTAGAAGCTTTAAATCAAGTAGAAGGAGAGCAGGTACTTATTAACTTAGCCTCTAAAGAATATAGTAAAGCACTCGATTTAAAGCAAATCGAAACGCAATATTCAGTGGTTAATATTGAATTTAAGGAACAAAAGGGAGAGACCTATAAAGTAGTCGGGATGTATGCAAAAAGAGCTAGAGGTGAAATGGTACGTTATATTTTAGAAAATCAATTAAAGAAAGCAGAGGAATTAAAAGGTTTTAATCAAGGAGGATATCAGTTTAATCCAACATTATCCACTGATCAAACATGGATTTTTACACGTTAGTTTTCATTGTCATCCAATAAAGTGGAACTTAAAGTCAATGCTACTACTCTTTTAAAGTGACGTTTAGTTAGGTTGCAATCTTTCACCTTTCTTAATCTTTTAGAGATTTTTTGAGTTCAAGTAAATAGGAAACCTCAGCTTCGTATATGTTGCATTGTTCTTTTATCATTCGTTCTCTAAATGATGCTTGTTTTTTTGGGAGTGACGAGTGTTTGAGATAATTGAGATGAGTAAGGATTTTTTTTGTTTGACCTATTTTAGCTTCTAAATCATGATATTCATCTAGTAATGATTTAGGTTGTTTTTTTAGTATCATCATAAAAATCACCTCTAGTTAGAAGTTTGAACAAATTTTATGAAATTTATGTAATCATTGTCATCCGACATCATGATGTTGATTTTTTATGGAATCGGTGAGAAGTTAAAGAAAGGAGGTAACGAAAATGATTTTTTATTTTAGTGGAACAGGAAATTCACAGGCCGTAGCTCAGGTCATAGCAACTAGACAACAAGAGGAATTAGTGCCTATGATTCAAGTCGATTTAACAGTACCCTATTTGATAAAAGAAAATGAAAACATTGTTTTTGTTTTCCCTATCTATGCGTGGCGGCCACCACAACAGGTCATCGATTTTATTAAACAAATTGAATTTGAAAATTATTACAATCACCCCATTACCATGATTGCAACATGTGGTGAGAATATTGGAGAAACATTAGCCGTTTTTAAAAAAATGATTCATCAAAGGAAGTGGACTTTGTCTAATGCCTACTCACTTGTCATGCCGAATAATGATTTAAGATATGGAAACATTGATGCGCGCGATGAGGTGCAAAGAAAGTTAAAAAAGGTAGAGCTTGAGTTAGAAAAGATTAATCAAAATCTGACCAGACGGGCGACTGGCATTTATCAAGTTGAAAAAGGGCCATTCTCATATATAACGACGTACGTAGTAGGGAATTTGTTTAACCGTTTTGCAAGAAGTACCCATCGTTTTTTTGCAACTGACGATTGTATTTCATGTAAAATATGTGAAAAAGTTTGCCCAATTCGATGTATAACGGTTTCAAAGAAACCTATCTGGAAAAACAGTGAGTGTACACAATGCCTTGCTTGTGTAAATTACTGTCCGAAGTCTGCCATACAATATGGGAAAAGAATGAGTAGAAAAGCGAGATATACTCACCCGTTAGTCGCTTGGCACCAATTGAATCAAAATCGAAAGCCTAAAGACTAGTTCTTTAGACTTTTTTTTGATTTTAAAAAATAATTTTCTGTTTTAAAGAGAAAAGAGGAATAAAATTCAAAAAAGAAGGAATACTAGTAAAGTTAAATCAAACATGTTTTTTAGGCTGTAAAACGACAAACATGTTAAAAAAAAATCTAAAATATGTGAAAAAAACACCTGTAACCGGTTACCGATTGAAGAAAAAGGGTATAATTTTAGTGAGAAATACGATATACTCTGAATGTGAAGATTGTGAAAAATTTTATTTAGGGATAATAAGTCAAATAATCATCTCTAAAATAAATACAAGGAGGAATTAGGTATGTTCAAGTACTTACAGCGTACAGGTAAAGCATTAATGCTTCCAATTGCAGCCTTACCGATTGCAGGAATTTTACTTGGAATTGGTGGAGCATTCTTAGGAATTGCAGGAATGAAAGATGCACCTGCAATTTATCAATCAATTGCAAATGTAATTAATAACTCTGCTTTCATTACAGCATTGTTAACGATTATGAAAAATATTGGAGATATTGTCTTTGGTAACTTACCAATTTTATTTGCGGTTGGTGTCGCAGCAGGTCTTGCTAAAAAAGATAAAGCAACAGCAGCATTAGCGGCAGTTTTTGGATTCTTAGTTATGAACCAAGTAATCTCAACATTATTGAGTTTAGGAATGACACAATTAGGTGTTTTAACTCCAGATAATGTTGGTGAATATGGAACTTATGTGACAACTAATGTTGGAATCTTCACGTTAAATATGTCTGTTTTCGGTGGGATTATTACAGGGATGGTAACATCAGCATTACATAATAAATTCTTTAATATTGAATTTAATCCTGTATTCTCATTCTTTGCTGGATCTCGTTTCGTTCCAATCATTACATCATTAGTTATGGCTATTGTTGGGGTTATCTTAGCATTTGCTTGGCCAGTGGTTCAAGGTGGAATCGCAGCGTTAGCTGAATTAGTTAATAGCTCAGGAAACTTCGGAACATTCTTATTTGGATTAATTGAACGTGCGTGTGTACCATTTGGATTACACCATGTATTCTATACACCATTCTGGTATGGTTCATTCGTTGAAGCTAATTTATTAATTGACGGTGTTCATACGACAGTTCAAGGTGCTAATACTGCTTACTTCGTTCAATTAGGTTCAATGGGTGACTTAGTTGGATTAGGAAAAGAAGGAATGCACGAGATTGTAAATGGAACAACTCGTTTCATGGCAGGGAAATTCCCATTCATGATGTTTGGTTTACCGGGTGCAGCTTTAGCTATGTATAAATGTGCAAAACCAGAAAAAAGTAAAGTGGTTGGTGGTTTATTAGGAGCCGCAGCTTTAACATCTTTATTAACTGGTATTACTGAACCTCTTGAATTCACATTCTTATTCGTTGCTCCAGTATTATTCGTTGTACATGCTGTTTTTGCTGGGTTATCATTCATGTTAATGGGAATGTTAAATGTATTCATCGGGATGACGTTCTCTGGAGGATTAATTGACTTTACATTATTTGGATTATTACCTGCAGGTGCGGGAGTATCAACAAATTGGTATTGGGTATTAATCATCGGTGCGATTTACTTCGTATTATACTATTTAGTATTCAGCTTCTTAATCAAAAAGTTTGATTTAAAAACACCTGGTCGTGAAGATGATAATGAAGAAGTAAAATTATACTCTAAAAAAGATTTCCAAGAAAAAACAGGTCAAGTAGAAGCTCAGTCATCTTCAGCTGCAGCAGGAGAAGATATTTGGAAGCAAAAAGCTCCATTAGTATTAGCTGCTTTAGGTGGAGAAGGAAATATCGAAAACTTAGATGCTTGTATTACACGTTTACGTGTTGAAGTAAAAGATACAGCTAAAGTAGACAAAGAACAATTAAAAGCATTAGGAGCCGCTGGAGTTATGGAAGTTAAGGGTGGAGTTCAAGCTATTTTTGGTGGAAACTCAAATACACTTAAAAACCATATCTTAGATATTATTGGTGACTAATTAAAAAAGCATGGCGAATAGGCCATGCTTTTTTTGAACGAAAAACTCTATAAGGTTAAAAGGAACCACTACATTCTATTAACCAGTATAGAGTTTGACACTATAATCCCATTTTATATTTTATATTACATTAAAGGAAAATTTTGAGACGTAACTGTTCCTTGCCCTGCAGACATTGTTCCGGTTGTTTGGGTTGGATAGGGAACAAATGATTGTTGTACCACTTGAGTAGGTGCAATGGTTTGTTGGACGACTTGCGTTTGGTTTTGTTGTAAGAATGGTTGTTGCATGATAGGAGTTGCAACAGGTTGAGGTGTAGCAAGGTATTCATCATAATAATAAGCTTCGGTTGTTTGACTCGGTGCAGTTACATAGTTATGTTGCGTATGATGATGATGAATATTTCGAATCACAACTGGTTTGATATGATCAACACGATGATAGTGATGTTGTTGATAAGGGCAAACTGTAGTTGGTTCTACCACCTGGCAACATGTTTCGTATGGCCCCATTGGTGGCATAGCAGGTGTCATTGGCGTAGGATTACATCCTGAGCATCTAGTATTTGTATTCATGATTTAGAACATCCTTTCATTTTGTAATTCAGTTACAGTATAGTATATTATCTTGGCTTATTTTTGAATGGTTTTGAGCCTATCACAAAATAAAAATTGAAAGGATTCTTTTACTTTTTATTGTTTTAGAAAGCAACATTGATCATCCCAATAATTAGTGAGGATGAACTGTCAAACGGATAAAATATAATCGGATTGATTTTACTCAGAAATAGAGTAGCCATGATATCTGATTTCATGTTTCTAATCATAACTACAATAACGCTTTGAAAAATCACAATCGCATCAAGATGCAAGATTCTTCCTTGATAGTCAGGAGAAGCCTCAGATTTATTATAAGATAAATACGGGATGGAAATTTGAAGTCAAATTGAGCTTATTATGAAAAAGAAGACTTTGGTGTTGGATTTGCTATTTAGAAGTGAAGCATATCTGTGAATTTTCAGTTTCTGTCATGAATGCTTGACGGATTCCTGTTAGTTTAATACGTTTTCCATTAAAATCAGAAATTTAAATCATTCATTCGAATAAGTATTATAGGTGATGATATCTTCATTTTATACCGATTACTCCTTTTATAAAGGCACTGTCGTTACTTCTAAAAATTCAACAATATAGGTTAAATAAAGACATAAAAAAAAGAGCCATTGGCTCTTTTTTTATGATTCAATGATGATTAAAGGAACCATCATTTCTTCTTTTGTTAATCCGGCATGAGTAGCTCCAAAGTCGAATCGTTTGGTAGTCATAGCTAAATAGCCAAGTACTTTTTTACCGGTTGCACATGCAAGGTAATCTCCGAGGAAATCAGTTGTTTTTCGGTGTGATAGTCCTTGTCCAAATAGTTGTTGATTCAGGACTTCTTGTTTGCTTAATAGGATGAATTCTTCTCCAAATAATCGGTTAAAACGCTCTTCAAATGCTTGCTTCATTTCAGGCTTAATGAAAAATGAAACGGCACGTTTTTCAATTGAAGGTGGCATGATAAAGCACTCATCTAATTCTTCGTATTCATTTAAATAAATGGTCGGTTCAACATCAATTAATCCATGATCAGCTGATGCAATAAATAAGGTATTAGATGTTGTTTCTACGATTTGTTTAAATAAATCATTAATTTCTTTTATTTTTTCTTTTGTTTCGTTTGAGTAGCATCCTGTTGAGTGCATTGTTTTATCTGGATCTGGCCAGTAAACAAAGATAAATTTATCATGAGGTGCATCGCAAAGTTTTTTTAACTCTGTAAAGACTTCTTTTGCTGATTCAACGCCTATTTTTGTGTTTTTACCTTGATACGCAATATAAGCGGGTTCTATCATGTAAGTTTTAATGCGTTGGTTCGTCGTTTGTTCAATTTTATCAAGAATATGTTCATACGGCATACAAGTGTGACCAGCATGTGGAGCGTCAATTTTTTCACCACTATAGCTATCCGTATTAATGAAGGTATCAATAAAACGTCCGTATTCTTTAAAGTATAAAGACCAGCCAAGCCATCCGTGTTCATTTGGTGATTTTCCACTGTAGTAAGCCGTCATTGCAGCTGTTGTCGTAGAAGGAAACACAGAGGTTAATTCTTTTATGATGTTTTGGTTTATAAAATCATCTGCTTTTAAATTTTGATTTAACATATCAATTCCCATTCCATCAAAAACCATTAAGACAACGTTTTGATGAGGTTTGTTTAAGGAGTTAGATAAGTCTTCAATCGTTGAGTAGTTAGATTCAATACCATAATGAGTTAAAATCGTAGAAATGGTATTCATAATACTATTGTTATAGTCTGGGTAGACAATATTTTTCATTTTTTTCACCTCTTTATTATCTTTTTTATTATAAATCATTTCCTAATGCTTAATCTACCTCAAAGCTTTTTATTTTGAAATTACTATCTTCTAATGTGAGAATTGAATCCGAAAATCTAGTTGCCAAAGTCATATCATGAGAAACAATGAATTGGCATAATCCCTGTTGTTTTAGTGGGTGAATCAAGTGGATATCAAATCTAGTTATTTTTTGATTTATAAATTCAATGGGAACAAAGTTATTATCATAACCAATCACAACCACGTCCTCTGAAGTTTGATTTTGGCAAACTGTGAGTATGATGACACATAGGATAAGAAATCGTATATAGTTTAGATTTTAAATTCATTGTTCTTCCTATTAGTTGCGGAAGCGCACGGTTTCATTTAGGCTCTTTTGGCGCGCATAACATATAAAAGAACAATAAAAAAACTCCCGTCTCTAGCTCATTTACTAGAGGACGGGAGTTTTTAGTATCTCACGAGGCCAACCTCATCAAGTACGACAAATAAAATTTGCTATAGCACGATAACGGGGGCAAGGGATTCAAAATAGTCTACCTAAAATCGAACTGATTTTTTCGGTGTTTAGCTCAGAGAGGTGTTCCATATTGTTTTAATATTTACACTCACCCTACGGAAACTCTCTATGATTAAAATGAAACCTTTACTATTTCTCTTCATTGTCATTTTTTATCTTAAAACATCCTATAATGCCCAAATGATAAATTGTCAACCAAATAGAAATGATTTTAAAAAAAATCAGAATGAAAAAGTATTAAAAGAACAAGGAAAGGCATCCTAAAAATAAGCCAAAACTCTAGTATTTTTGGAACTGGATTTACAAATTTCGTTGACATTCGACATCTGGAATAGTAGAATTTGAAACTGAGTCCCAATTTCTATTTTGGAGAGGTGTATAATGAATTTTACAAAAGGATATAAAACAAGGCAAAGAAGTCAAATATTAGGGTATCTCGCTAATAATTCTGATCGACATATAACGGCAGAGGATATCATGAACCACTTTAGTAAGAAGGGCGATAAAATTGGAAAATCAACGATTTATCGATATTTGAATGTATTAATAGAAAAAGGTGTTATACGAAAGTATGTCGAGGGAAAAAGTAAGATGGCCTGTTATCGCTATGTTAAGCAAGTTTGCTCTAAACAAAATATATATCATTTAAAATGTGGTGTGTGTGGTACTATTTTTGATACGGAGTGTGAAGCATTAGATGTTGCCGTTGTTTCTTTAGCTAGGAAGAAACATTTTACTTTAAATTTAAAAGAGACATTATTTTACGGTGTCTGTGAACACTGTTTGAAGGAAAAGAAAGACGAGTAGAAAGAAGAGAAAAGTTATGTTAAAAAATATTTTTAAAATTTATATTGAGGATTTAAAGCGTATCTTCACAAATTATGCTGCTTTCGTTGTCATTTTAGCACTGTGTATTTTACCATCACTTTATGCTTGGTTTAATATTAAAGCCTCTTGGGATCCATATTCTCAAGAAGCCACAAGCCAAATTAAAATTGGAGTGGTAAATAATGATGAGGGAACGATACTAAATGGAGAAGCAGTTAATATCGGAGACCAAGTTATTGAAGAATTGAAAAAAAATGATCTCATGGGATGGCAATTTGTAAGTGAAGAAGAAGCTGAAAAGGCACTGGATGAGGGAACATACTATGCAACGTTAACCATTCCAGGTAGTTTTTCAAATGATCTTACCTCTTTAGTTACAAATGATGTTCATAAAGGTCAGATTATCTACCGAGTAAATGAAAAAATTAATGCAATTGCACCTAAGTTAACAAGTAAAGGGGCAACAGGTGTTCAAGAAAGTGTAAATGAAACGGTCATCAAAACAGTAAGTAGTGTCTTATTAGAAACAGGGAAAAGTCTTGGTCTTGAAATTCAAGATACGCTACTTCCCAAATTAGCTTCTGTAGCAAACAGTTTAAATGAATTAACAACAAAATTTGGTTTGATTAATGAAACTGTCGCAAAAGCCAATGATGGGGGATTGAAATTGAAAGATTTAATATCTCAAATTCAAAGCGACTTACCAAAAATTCAAGAAACGTTAACCTCTGCACAGACGTTAACAAGTAGTATTGAAACGTTTATTTCAACCTCACAAGGAAGTATTAATGATTTATTTCCAACAGTGAAAGCTGATGTTCAACTCGTGACTGATATCACAGCAGAAATGATGAAGTATGTCGATGGACTTAAACAAGCAATTGAATCAGGTTCTGCAGAAGCACCAACGATGATTCAAAATTTAATTACAAAAGTGAATAGTGGAGAAAACCTAGTCGAATCTTTAGTTAAATTACTAGAATCTTTTAATAAAATTTCATTTGGAAAGCCATTGACAGGAATTATTGAACAATTAAATGGAATAAAAACAGAGCTTGTAAATATCTCTAATTTTTTACAGACATTATTTGATGAGGTTGTGAATAGTGGAGAACCTGATTTAACGCTTTTAAGTAAAGTTCAAACGGTTTTACAAGATGTTCAAACCATTTCAAGTGATTTAGTTAATCATTTTGATGATAAAGTTGCAGCTCCTTTGAATTCAATTTTAGATGAAGCTTATAAAACCTCTCAAAATGTTTTAACCGTTTTAAAAGATGCAGAAGCTAAATTACCTCAAGTTAGTGAATTATTAAATGTTGCTTATGAAGGAGCAGATACAGGAATTGAAGCGATTCAATATGTGAATGAAAAATTACCTCAAGCAGAAAATATTATTGCTGAGTTAGCAGGTAAGGTAACGGATATTAATAACAGTCAAGAGCTAAAAGATGTATTAGAACTGCTTCAATCGGCCGTACAAGAACGTGAAGATTTCCTATCAAACCCAGTGGAACTTGTAGAGGAAACAGTGTTTCCAATGCATAATTACGGAACAGCTATGACGCCGTTTTATAGTGTTTTAGCCATTTGGGTAGGAATGACGTTACTCGTTTCAATGTTATCTGTCAAGGCAAAAGGAGATTATCATCCAATTGAGGAATATTTCGGTAAATTCTTATTGTTTGTTAGCATTTCTCTTGTTCAAGCGTTGATTATAGCATTAGGAGACTTATATATCTTAAAAATTTATTGTATGAATTCTGGTTTATTTATTGTAAATTTACTCTTTACAGCCGTGACTTTCACCTTTATTGTTTACTCACTCGTTTCAGTCTTAGGTAATGTTGGGAAAGTTGCATCCATTATTTTATTAGTTC is a window of Turicibacter sanguinis DNA encoding:
- a CDS encoding PTS transporter subunit EIIC codes for the protein MFKYLQRTGKALMLPIAALPIAGILLGIGGAFLGIAGMKDAPAIYQSIANVINNSAFITALLTIMKNIGDIVFGNLPILFAVGVAAGLAKKDKATAALAAVFGFLVMNQVISTLLSLGMTQLGVLTPDNVGEYGTYVTTNVGIFTLNMSVFGGIITGMVTSALHNKFFNIEFNPVFSFFAGSRFVPIITSLVMAIVGVILAFAWPVVQGGIAALAELVNSSGNFGTFLFGLIERACVPFGLHHVFYTPFWYGSFVEANLLIDGVHTTVQGANTAYFVQLGSMGDLVGLGKEGMHEIVNGTTRFMAGKFPFMMFGLPGAALAMYKCAKPEKSKVVGGLLGAAALTSLLTGITEPLEFTFLFVAPVLFVVHAVFAGLSFMLMGMLNVFIGMTFSGGLIDFTLFGLLPAGAGVSTNWYWVLIIGAIYFVLYYLVFSFLIKKFDLKTPGREDDNEEVKLYSKKDFQEKTGQVEAQSSSAAAGEDIWKQKAPLVLAALGGEGNIENLDACITRLRVEVKDTAKVDKEQLKALGAAGVMEVKGGVQAIFGGNSNTLKNHILDIIGD
- a CDS encoding EFR1 family ferrodoxin (N-terminal region resembles flavodoxins. C-terminal ferrodoxin region binds two 4Fe-4S clusters.), which gives rise to MIFYFSGTGNSQAVAQVIATRQQEELVPMIQVDLTVPYLIKENENIVFVFPIYAWRPPQQVIDFIKQIEFENYYNHPITMIATCGENIGETLAVFKKMIHQRKWTLSNAYSLVMPNNDLRYGNIDARDEVQRKLKKVELELEKINQNLTRRATGIYQVEKGPFSYITTYVVGNLFNRFARSTHRFFATDDCISCKICEKVCPIRCITVSKKPIWKNSECTQCLACVNYCPKSAIQYGKRMSRKARYTHPLVAWHQLNQNRKPKD
- a CDS encoding YhgE/Pip domain-containing protein — protein: MLKNIFKIYIEDLKRIFTNYAAFVVILALCILPSLYAWFNIKASWDPYSQEATSQIKIGVVNNDEGTILNGEAVNIGDQVIEELKKNDLMGWQFVSEEEAEKALDEGTYYATLTIPGSFSNDLTSLVTNDVHKGQIIYRVNEKINAIAPKLTSKGATGVQESVNETVIKTVSSVLLETGKSLGLEIQDTLLPKLASVANSLNELTTKFGLINETVAKANDGGLKLKDLISQIQSDLPKIQETLTSAQTLTSSIETFISTSQGSINDLFPTVKADVQLVTDITAEMMKYVDGLKQAIESGSAEAPTMIQNLITKVNSGENLVESLVKLLESFNKISFGKPLTGIIEQLNGIKTELVNISNFLQTLFDEVVNSGEPDLTLLSKVQTVLQDVQTISSDLVNHFDDKVAAPLNSILDEAYKTSQNVLTVLKDAEAKLPQVSELLNVAYEGADTGIEAIQYVNEKLPQAENIIAELAGKVTDINNSQELKDVLELLQSAVQEREDFLSNPVELVEETVFPMHNYGTAMTPFYSVLAIWVGMTLLVSMLSVKAKGDYHPIEEYFGKFLLFVSISLVQALIIALGDLYILKIYCMNSGLFIVNLLFTAVTFTFIVYSLVSVLGNVGKVASIILLVLQVAGSGGTFPIQLTPKFFQMINPFLPFTYSISMAREAIGGVVQTVLTKDIVILLIFISAAILVAIFLKKPLNKLLSGFAEKYEESGLGE
- a CDS encoding Fur family transcriptional regulator, producing the protein MNFTKGYKTRQRSQILGYLANNSDRHITAEDIMNHFSKKGDKIGKSTIYRYLNVLIEKGVIRKYVEGKSKMACYRYVKQVCSKQNIYHLKCGVCGTIFDTECEALDVAVVSLARKKHFTLNLKETLFYGVCEHCLKEKKDE
- the yaaA gene encoding peroxide stress protein YaaA, translated to MLLILSPAKTFKEEGVKRFELSKQLPFELKTKELIEHLQGYTRSELCALMKMSEALGAVNEMRFKQFYEVQGEALLGLHAFDGEAYKGLDSLTLSKEGILFAQDHLRILSGLYGIIRPNDYINPYRLEMGTKLANSEGKDLYAFWKPALTEYMLEALNQVEGEQVLINLASKEYSKALDLKQIETQYSVVNIEFKEQKGETYKVVGMYAKRARGEMVRYILENQLKKAEELKGFNQGGYQFNPTLSTDQTWIFTR
- a CDS encoding alkaline phosphatase family protein, yielding MKNIVYPDYNNSIMNTISTILTHYGIESNYSTIEDLSNSLNKPHQNVVLMVFDGMGIDMLNQNLKADDFINQNIIKELTSVFPSTTTAAMTAYYSGKSPNEHGWLGWSLYFKEYGRFIDTFINTDSYSGEKIDAPHAGHTCMPYEHILDKIEQTTNQRIKTYMIEPAYIAYQGKNTKIGVESAKEVFTELKKLCDAPHDKFIFVYWPDPDKTMHSTGCYSNETKEKIKEINDLFKQIVETTSNTLFIASADHGLIDVEPTIYLNEYEELDECFIMPPSIEKRAVSFFIKPEMKQAFEERFNRLFGEEFILLSKQEVLNQQLFGQGLSHRKTTDFLGDYLACATGKKVLGYLAMTTKRFDFGATHAGLTKEEMMVPLIIIES